The Osmerus eperlanus chromosome 7, fOsmEpe2.1, whole genome shotgun sequence genome includes a region encoding these proteins:
- the stmn2a gene encoding stathmin-2a: MAKTAIAYKEKMKELSVLSLICSCFYPESQKLVCEFEDMEVKPINKRASGQAFEVILKPPSPVSEMAHSITMPPKKDISLDDIQKKLEAAEDRRRSQEAQVLKALAEKREHEREVLLKAMEENSNFSKMAEEKLTQKMLQIKENRKAQLAAMLERLQEKERHAEVVRRNKELREELTA, from the exons ATGGCCAAAACAGCAATTG CATACAAAGAGAAGATGAAGGAGttgtctgtcctctccctcatctgctCCTGCTTCTATCCAGAGTCCCAGAAGCTTGTCTGTGAATTTGAAG acATGGAGGTGAAGCCTATCAACAAGCGAGCATCAGGCCAGGCCTTCGAGGTTATCCtgaagcccccctccccagtgtcAGAAATGGCCCACAGCATCACCATGCCTCCCAAGAAGGATATCTCTCTGGATGACATCCAGAAGAAGCTGGAGGCTGCTGAGGACCGCCGAAGG TCCCAGGAGGCCCAGGTGCTGAAAGCCTTGGCGGAGAAGAGGGAGCACgagagggaggtgctgctgaagGCCATGGAGGAGAACAGCAACTTCAGCAAGATGGCAGAGGAGAAGCTCACCCAGAAGATGCTGCAGATCAAGGAGAACCGCAAGGCCCAGCTGGCAGCCATGCTGGAGCGTCTGCAGGAGAAG gAGAGACATGCAGAGGTGGTGCGCAGGAACAAGGAGCTGAGGGAAGAGCTGACAGCGTga
- the LOC134023897 gene encoding hairy/enhancer-of-split related with YRPW motif protein 1-like → MKRNHNYSSSDSELDDNIEVEKDSADENGHLDSPLNSMSPPTTTQVQARKRRRGIIEKRRRDRINNSLSELRRLVPSAFEKQGSAKLEKAEVLQMTVDHLKMLHAAGGKGYFEAHALAKDYRSLGFRECLAETARYLSIIEGRDSADPLRVRLVSHLNNYASQREVHSGLTGHLAWGSAFGTPPTHLAHPLLLHHPQGRTATPRSASSPPSSSSSSSSTDASVPPRLAVMSPTDPLRVPPNGTLPLGLSVSATKLSPPLLSSLTSLSAFPLSFSAFPLVSATAHSPVGPSPSLSKPYRPWGTEIGAF, encoded by the exons atgaaaagaaaTCATAATTACAGTTCGTCCGACAGCGAACTGGATGACAATATTGAAGTGGAGAAAGACAGTGCTGACGAAAATGG ACACCTGGACTCTCCCCTCAACTCCATGTCGCCTCCTACAACAACTCAAGTTCAAGCCAGAAAACGGCGCAGAGGA ATTATTGAGAAAAGACGTCGTGATCGAATCAACAACAGTTTGTCCGAACTGAGAAGACTCGTTCCAAGTGCCTTTGAAAAGCAG GGTTCTGCTAAACTCGAAAAGGCAGAGGTTTTGCAGATGACAGTAGATCATCTGAAGATGTTGCATGCAGCTGGTGGTAAAG GTTACTTTGAGGCTCATGCTTTGGCCAAGGACTACCGCAGTCTAGGCTTCAGGGAGTGTCTGGCGGAGACGGCTCGTTACCTGAGCATCATTGAGGGGCGGGACAGTGCTGACCCTCTGCGTGTTCGCCTGGTATCCCACCTCAACAACTACGCTTCTCAGAGAGAGGTTCACTCTGGGCTCACGGGACACTTAGCCTGGGGCTCAGCTTTCGGGACACCCCCAACCCACCTGGCACACCCCCTACTCCTGCATCACCCCCAGGGCCGGACAGCCACACCCCGGAGCGCCagcagccctccctcctcctcgtcatcctcctcttccactgACGCATCTGTGCCCCCCAGACTTGCTGTCATGTCCCCCACAGATCCCCTCAGGGTGCCCCCCAATGGTACTTTGCCCCTGgggctgtctgtgtctgccaccaagctctccccacccctcctctcttccctcacctctctgtctgcgttccctctctccttcagcgCCTTTCCTTTGGTCTCCGCAACAGCCCACAGCCCCGtgggcccctcccccagcctcagtaAGCCTTACAGACCGTGGGGGACAGAGATAGGGGCCTTCTGA
- the upp1 gene encoding uridine phosphorylase 1, which yields MATGDDKKDMCSTVHVHNPHLDAMKDDILYHFNLGTSTHDLQAMFGDVKFVCVGGSPRRMKLFIEYIAGELSFEDQKSEFPNICAGTDRYAMYKVGPVLSVSHGMGIPSISIMLHELIKLLHHAQCTDVTIMRIGTSGGLGLEPGTVVVTKESVDASFLPKFEQVILGRTVVRSTDLDQCLADELLQCSKDLGLFDTVVGKTMCTMDFYEGQARLDGAFCSYSEKDKQEYLAKAYQSGVRNIEMESSVFAAMCKLSGLRAAVVCVTLLDRHKGDQLTSSHEVLHNYQQRPQILVAHFIKKMLNASGQS from the exons ATGGCAACAGGCGATGATAAGAAAGACATGTGCAG TACTGTCCATGTGCACAATCCGCATCTGGATGCAATGAAAGATGACATACTCTACCATTTCAATCTGGGAACCTCAACTCACGACCTACAAGCTATGTTTGGCGATGTTAAA tttgtgtgtgttggaggcagTCCCCGGAGGATGAAATTGTTCATTGAATACATTGCTGGCGAGCTGAGTTTTGAGGATCAGAAATCTGAGTTCCCAAACATTTGTGCTGGGACTGACCGCTATGCCATGTATAAAGTTGGCCCTGTGCTGTCTGTCAGT CATGGTATGGGGATCCCATCTATATCCATCATGTTACATGAACTCATCAAGCTCCTGCACCATGCACAGTGCACAGATGTTACCATCATGCGCATTGGGACCTCGGGTGGATTAG GCCTTGAACCAGGCACTGTGGTTGTCACCAAGGAGTCAGTGGATGCCTCATTCCTGCCCAAGTTCGAGCAGGTCATCCTGGGGAGGACAGTGGTTCGCAGCACCGACTTGGACCAGTGCCTGGCTGACGAGTTGTTGCAGTGCAGCAAGGACCTGGGCCTGTTTGACACGGTTGTTGGCAAAACCATGTGCACCATGGATTTCTATGAGG GACAAGCTCGTTTAGATGGAGCCTTCTGTTCCTACTCTGAGAAGGACAAGCAGGAGTACTTGGCCAAGGCGTATCAGTCTGGAGTCCGCAATATTGAGATGGAGTCCTCAGTGTTTGCTGCAATGTGCAAACTCAGTGGTTTACGAG CTGCTgtcgtgtgtgtgaccctgctgGATAGACACAAAGGAGATCAGCTGACCAGCTCCCATGAAGTTCTTCACAACTACCAACAACGTCCACAAATACTGGTCGCCCACTTCATCAAGAAGATGTTGAATGCTTCTGGCCAAAGCTAG